Proteins found in one Hippopotamus amphibius kiboko isolate mHipAmp2 chromosome 12, mHipAmp2.hap2, whole genome shotgun sequence genomic segment:
- the LOC130832607 gene encoding chymotrypsin A-like — translation MTSTVTDNLVIGRSYLWNIGNSDLIPVKAVYTHPGFTQFPPNDDLSLLHLEKPIELGESVSPICLPQKDDTMNLLSKCMTAGWGITEPGQNEFPKTVQQAEVPLISSTSCQSYWGLDIKNTNICGGAAGPSSCMGDSGGPLQCAQDGQYELVGIVSWGSSNCHPAAPTVFTRVSAYRDWITSVTGGEA, via the exons ATGACAAGTACTGTCACAGACAACCTGGTAATAGGAAGAAGTTACCTGTGGAATATAGGAAATAGTGATTTGATACCAGTGAAAGCTGTATACACTCATCCCGGCTTCACACAATTTCCTCCCAATGATGATCTATCCTTGTTGCATCTGGAAAAACCCATTGAACTAG GAGAGTCTGTATCTCCCATCTGTTTGCCACAGAAAGATGATACAATGAATTTACTTTCCAAATGTATGACTGCTGGATGGGGGATAACGGAACCTGGCC AAAATGAATTCCCTAAAACTGTGCAGCAGGCAGAGGTACCACTGATCAGTAGCACATCTTGTCAAAGCTACTGGGGACTGGACATTAAAAACACCAATATATGTGGAGGAGCTGCAGGACCATCCTCCTGTATG GGGGATTCTGGAGGACCACTGCAGTGTGCCCAGGATGGGCAGTACGAGCTTGTCGGTATTGTGAGCTGGGGCAGCAGTAACTGCCATCCCGCCGCACCAACGGTCTTCACCAGAGTTTCTGCCTATAGAGACTGGATCACATCTGTCACTGGAGGGGAAGCATGA